In a genomic window of Wyeomyia smithii strain HCP4-BCI-WySm-NY-G18 chromosome 1, ASM2978416v1, whole genome shotgun sequence:
- the LOC129717329 gene encoding uncharacterized protein LOC129717329 codes for MEQAIADELGVDSRAHSLCIHWTSGINKKIETTVVDRLSISQTGSGRKFQLSEIYTVDNLGLPEQSLDFEQLAKKFQHLRHLPVTSFQRVVPGLLIGLSNSHLLTTTKLREENEDEPIAAKTRIGWVICGRVRGGENNFLHRQMHICADSTERDLHDYVQEFFSIESLGVAVAPNVERADDQRARRILEETTARTENGRFETGLIWAQDDINFPDSKPMAERRWRCLEKRLEKDPQLYDSVRQQVADFESKGYIHVVTEKEMAEFDPRRIWYLPLGVVQNPNKPGRIRVIWDAAAKVNGVSLNTMLLKGPDLLTPQLHVTFMFREREVAFSGDIQEMFLQLGVRKSDQSALLFVFRKSSGKPLITIACNVAIFGTTCSPAQSQYVKNLNATENEREFPKAAAAIKEKHYVDDYLDSVDTEEEALKLALEVAEVHRKAGFRIRNWVSNRPSVLEAIGEVRPAEVKELTMNSHSGLERVLGLSWLTTEDVFCFKFNLQDDLKSLVEGNIVPKKRMMLSFVMKIYDPLGLVGSLVIQGKILLQDHWLQVLKELDNVRIPRCYFPGYDPACYEDLELHIFVDGSEQAYSAAAYFRVRDQGQIRCTLVSSKTKVAPLQQTSVPRLELQAAVIGARLRKTIEDGHLVQVKRTNFWSDSSTVISWIKSDIRRYRQYVALRANEILSLSKTDEWWWLGTKINVSATPRSGYKGPNCKLDSRWMRGPAFL; via the exons ATGGAACAGGCGATTGCAGACGAGTTAGGGGTGGATAGTCGAGCACATTCCCTGTGCATCCATTGGACGAGTGGAATAAATAAGAAGATAGAAACTACGGTGGTGGATAGGCTGAGCATATCGCAGACAGGTAGCGGAAGAAAATTCCAGCTATCTGAAATATATACAGTCGACAACCTAGGGCTACCGGAACAATCGCTGGACTTTGAGCAGTTAGCAAAGAAGTTCCAGCATTTGCGACATCTACCGGTCACAAGTTTCCAGAGAGTCGTTCCTGGACTGCTGATTGGGTTGAGTAACTCACACTTGTTGACCACAACGAAGCTTCGCGAAGAAAATGAGGATGAACCGATCGCTGCGAAGACTCGTATCGGCTGGGTCATATGTGGCCGCGTACGAGGGGGAGAAAACAATTTCCTGCATCGTCAAATGCACATCTGTGCGGATTCGACTGAACGCGATCTTCACGACTACGTGCAGGagtttttctcgatagaaagcCTAGGAGTTGCTGTAGCTCCTAACGTGGAAAGAGCCGATGACCAACGGGCACGAAGAATACTTGAAGAAACGACAGCTCGGACAGAAAACGGAAGGTTCGAAACCGGGCTAATCTGGGCGCAAGACGACATCAATTTCCCGGATAGTAAACCGATGGCCGAGCGTCGATGGAGATGCCTGGAGAAACGACTTGAGAAGGATCCTCAGTTATACGACAGCGTACGACAGCAGGTGGCAGATTTTGAATCGAAGGGCTACATCCACGTAGTAACCGAGAAAGAAATGGCAGAATTTGATCCTCGGCGCATCTGGTACCTTCCGTTAGGCGTGGTACAGAATCCAAACAAGCCAGGACGGATACGAGTTATCTGGGACGCGGCCGCAAAGGTGAACGGTGTGTCGCTGAATACGATGCTCCTGAAGGGTCCGGATCTATTGACGCCACAGTTACATGTTACGTTCATGTTCCGTGAAAGGGAAGTTGCCTTTTCCGGCGATATCCAAGAAATGTTCTTGCAGCTCGGAGTTAGGAAGAGTGACCAAAGCGCACTGTTGTTCGTTTTTCGTAAATCTTCCGGCAAACCGTTAATCACGATTGCGTGCAATGTCGCTATCTTCGGAACGACTTGTTCTCCGGCGCAGTCGCAGTATGTGAAAAACCTGAATGCAACGGAGAATGAGCGAGAATTCCCTAAGGCGGCAGCGGCTATCAAGGAGAAGCACTACGTCGATGATTACCTCGACAGTGTCGACACTGAAGAAGAGGCCTTAAAATTGGCGTTGGAAGTAGCTGAAGTTCACCGAAAAGCAGGTTTTCGTATACGCAACTGGGTTTCAAATCGACCATCAGTCCTGGAAGCCATCGGTGAAGTGCGCCCCGCTGAGGTGAAGGAGCTTACAATGAACAGCCATAGCGGGTTGGAACGCGTTCTTGGTTTATCCTGGCTGACGACCGAGGATGTGTTCTGCTTTAAGTTTAATCTGCAAGATGATCTGAAGTCGCTCGTAGAAGGGAACATTGTGCCGAAGAAAAGAATGATGCTGAGCTTTGTGATGAAAATCTACGACCCCTTGGGGCTGGTCGGTTCACTAGTAATCCAAGGAAAGATCCTGTTGCAGGAC CATTGGTTGCAAGTTCTAAAGGAGCTGGACAACGTCCGAATTCCCCGATGCTACTTTCCAGGATATGATCCTGCCTGTTACGAAGACCTGGAGCTTCACATTTTTGTAGACGGCAGTGAGCAAGCCTACTCTGCAGCAGCGTACTTTCGTGTTCGAGATCAAGGACAAATTCGATGCACCCTGGTTTCCTCCAAGACGAAGGTAGCTCCACTACAGCAAACGTCAGTTCCTCGACTAGAGTTGCAGGCAGCTGTAATTGGTGCCCGCTTACGGAAGACTATCGAAGATGGCCACTTGGTACAAGTCAAACGCACGAACTTCTGGAGCGATTCCAGCACCGTTATCTCATGGATCAAGTCAGATATTCGCCGATATCGCCAGTACGTGGCGTTAAGAGCCAACGAGATCCTATCCCTGTCGAAAACCGATGAATGGTGGTGGCTGGGAACTAAAATAAACGTGTCAGCGACGCCACGAAGTGGATATAAAGGCCCGAACTGCAAGCTCGACAGCCGATGGATGCGTGGACCCGCCTTTCTGTAA